One stretch of Ooceraea biroi isolate clonal line C1 chromosome 4, Obir_v5.4, whole genome shotgun sequence DNA includes these proteins:
- the LOC105284710 gene encoding glycylpeptide N-tetradecanoyltransferase 1, protein MEEKTQAAERETKKDEAHEKDTRNKSSKKREARKKKKEAAHAASENHNNNREEKEMSSTCNISIKDIQMAMEVFNMQQKPAKTQEEAMQKPYQFWSTQPVPKMDEKIVRNEPIEPDKTAIREEPYSLPADFQWDTLNLDDPLVLSELYTLLSENYVEDDDAMFRFDYPPNFLKWALQPPGWCKEWHCGVRVSKSGRLVGFISAIPATLRVYNHTQKMVEINFLCVHKKLRSKRVAPVLIREITRRVNLKGIFQAVYTAGVVLPKPIATCRYWHRSLNPKKLIDIKFSHLTRNMTMQRTLKLYKLPDNTKVPGFRKLVYTDIPQAHKILTEYLEKFDLAPTFSVEEFEHWFLPQAGIINSFVVEKEGKITDMVSYYTLPSSIMHHQTHKTLKAAYSFYNVSTTTPWLELMMDALISARNLGFDVFNALDLMDNKEFLEPLKFGIGDGNLQYYLYNWRCPSMTPGKIGLVLQ, encoded by the exons ATGGAGGAAAAGACTCAGGCTGCCGAGCGAGAGACCAAAAAGGACGAAGCCCACGAGAAGGACACGCGGAACAAGAG TTCTAAAAAGAGGGAAGctaggaagaaaaagaaagaagctgCGCACGCAGCCAGCGAAAATCACAACAACAAtagggaagagaaagagatgtcCAGCACGTGCAATATCTCTATAAAGGATATCCAGATGGCGATGGAGGTATTCAATATGCAACAGAAACCTGCCAAAACTCAGGAGGAAGCGATGCAGAAGCCTTATCAATTCTGGAGCACACAGCCAGTACCAAAAATGg ATGAGAAAATCGTACGTAACGAGCCGATCGAGCCTGATAAAACAGCCATTAGAGAGGAGCCGTACTCGCTGCCGGCCGACTTTCAATGGGACACCTTGAATTTGGACGATCCTCTGGTGCTGTCGGAGTTATACACGCTCCTCTCGGAGAACTATGTCGAGGACGACGATGCCATGTTCAGATTCGACTATCCTCCGAATTTCTTGAAATGGGCGTTACAACCGCCCGGCTGGTGCAAGGAGTGGCACTGCGGCGTGCGAGTGAGCAAGAGCGGACGTCTAGTCGGTTTTATTTCCGCCATACCGGCCACTTTACGCGTTTACAATCA TACTCAGAAGATGGTGGAGATTAACTTTCTTTGCGTGCACAAGAAGCTGAGATCAAAGCGGGTCGCGCCCGTGCTGATACGCGAGATTACGAGGAGGGTGAACCTGAAGGGAATCTTTCAGGCTGTGTACACTGCCGGTGTCGTTTTACCAAAACCGATCGCGACGTGCAG ATATTGGCATCGATCTCTAAATCCAAAGAAACTGATCGACATCAAGTTCTCTCATCTTACTCGCAACATGACGATGCAGAGAACTCTAAAGCTATACAAACTGCCAGATAATACGAAAGTACCGGGATTCAGAAAGCTGGTTTACACGGATATACCGCAAgcgcataaaatattaacggaA TACTTGGAGAAGTTCGATCTCGCGCCGACGTTCTCGGTCGAGGAGTTCGAGCACTGGTTCCTACCGCAAGCTGGTATCATCAATAGCTTTGTGGTGGAGAAGGAGGGGAAGATCACCGACATGGTGAGCTATTACACATTGCCGAGCTCCATTATGCATCATCAGACACACAAGACTCTCAAGGCTGCATACAGTTTCTACAACGTGTCCACCACGACGCCGTGGCTCGAACTGATGATGGACGCTCTGATATCCGCGCGCAAC CTGGGTTTCGATGTGTTCAACGCGCTGGATCTCATGGACAACAAGGAGTTCTTGGAACCGCTCAAGTTCGGCATCGGCGATGGCAATCTTCAATACTACCTGTACAACTGGCGTTGCCCCAGCATGACACCTGGCAAGATCGGTCTTGTGCTGCAGTAG
- the LOC105284697 gene encoding uncharacterized protein LOC105284697, translating into MLGPVRCSLIFVFATVAAATFFGSSSTTPEAVSPRKFDAYWNVPSFMCHKYGIKFENLNDFGIRQNIMDKFRGEEITILYDPGMFPALLTDKKGDVTRRNGGVPQEGDLKKHLEMFRKHLLEQIPDVSFSGVGVIDFESWRPIFRQNWASLEPYKTLSIKLERERHPLWSDAAIKKEAKRRFEKYGRIFMEETLKTAKKLRPKAAWGYYGYPHCFNQTPGQRSPHCSRQTMAENDGMSWLFELEDVHLPSVYLRQEIKEVDRVGFVKGRASEALRMAGKSTREQPVLPYTWFKYQDQRNDFLTKKDTENAINIIASLGAEGLIIWGSSEDTDTEQKCRDLQRYLREVLGPAIRRLVKKEELKENPGGGGGGRRRGGDDGRLAGGGGGERNTRDRQQHSIVLSSARLGSQASWYRKPPSTRKVEVLVRTPSSSTFVHFASGIMGTIWRLFMATMLLLTMHSALLDAHREHKVHNIVLYPDKHSWCKTTPIKQVVTWPQCSSQELDNNVCVGACFSYMVPHSEPSAPGDLIRPYCDSCQPLDSVWHTVTLDCKDEQNNPITMQKKVQIITNCSCSSCMETSKIKPDYNTLLQSLNEENLDKNVNVVHETPDLLLDPNLNASKNTTRDGGQPNERFLQLFKKLKDSQKLNESGVKEMFSKFEEEIDLSEKLKEVFKKYSQEDEEGQHEHHHQHQHEHQHQHQQQQQQHLHRGPHHSLVLDSDVKEKIDVEPHYLHPAVAGQEISYHDNILVGKEKKKDF; encoded by the exons ATGCTAGGACCAGTTCGATGCTCTCTGATCTTTGTCTTTGCGACCGTCGCGGCCGCCACTTTCTTCGG CTCAAGCTCAACGACCCCCGAGGCAGTCAGTCCGCGGAAGTTTGACGCTTACTGGAACGTGCCCAGCTTTATGTGTCACAAATATGGCATAAAATTCGAGAATCTCAATGATTTCGGAATTCGTCAGAATATCATGGACAAATTTCGCGGTGAAGAAATCACGATCCTGTACGATCCTGGAATGTTTCCAGCGTTGCTGACAGATAAAAAGG GAGACGTAACGAGAAGAAACGGCGGCGTGCCCCAAGAAGGCGACCTGAAGAAACATCTCGAGATGTTTCGCAAGCACTTGCTCGAGCAAATCCCCGACGTCTCGTTCAGCGGCGTCGGCGTAATAGACTTTGAAAGCTGGCGGCCGATCTTCCGACAGAACTGGGCCTCTCTCGAACCTTACAAGACCCTGTCCATAAAATTGGAACGTGAGCGGCATCCCTTATGGAGCGACGCGGCCATTAAGAAGGAGGCAAAACGTCGCTTCGAGAAGTACGGCAGGATATTCATGGAGGAGACGCTGAAGACGGCGAAGAAGCTGCGGCCGAAGGCCGCTTGGGGCTACTACGGTTACCCGCATTGCTTCAATCAGACACCTGGCCAACGCAGCCCGCACTGCAGTCGACAGACCATGGCAGAAAACGACGG AATGTCTTGGTTGTTCGAGCTGGAGGACGTGCACCTGCCTTCCGTGTACTTGAGGCAGGAGATCAAGGAGGTGGATCGAGTGGGTTTCGTGAAGGGCAGAGCATCGGAGGCGTTGCGGATGGCAGGGAAGAGCACGCGCGAGCAACCAGTCCTTCCCTACACCTGGTTCAAGTATCAGGACCAGAGGAACGACTTCCTGACCAAG AAGGATACCGAAAATGCAATCAATATTATTGCCAGTCTCGGCGCTGAAGGTCTGATCATCTGGGGCAGCTCCGAAGACACGGATACAGAGCAGAAGTGCAGGGATCTGCAGCGGTACTTGAGAGAGGTCTTGGGGCCAGCGATCAGGCGACTCGTGAAA AAGGAGGAGCTGAAGGAGAACCCTGGTGGTGGAggtggaggaagaagaagaggaggagacgaCGGGAGGCTggcgggaggaggaggaggagaacggAACACGAGAGATCGGCAGCAGCACAGTATCGTGCTTAGCTCAGCTCGGCTCGGCTCTCAAGCCTCGTGGTATCGGAAGCCACCGAGTACTCGAAAGGTCGAGGTTCTCGTACGCACTCCCTCGAGTTCCACGTTCGTGCACTTCGCCTCCG GGATCATGGGGACGATATGGCGGCTCTTCATGGCGACAATGTTGCTGCTAACGATGCACTCTGCACTGCTGGATGCTCATCGTGAACACAAG GTTCACAACATCGTGCTGTATCCAGATAAGCACAGCTGGTGCAAGACGACACCCATAAAGCAAGTGGTGACGTGGCCGCAATGTTCCTCGCAGGAATTGGACAACAACGTATGTGTCGGCGCCTGTTTCTCATACATGGTCCCTCACAGTGAACCCTCCGCACCCGGTGACCTCATAAGACCTTACTGCGACTCTTGCCAACCTCTGGACAGCGTTTGGCACACA GTTACATTAGATTGCAAAGACGAGCAGAATAATCCGATAACAATGCAGAAGAAGGTGCAAATCATCACAAACTGCTCCTGCAGCTCCTGCATGGAGACTTCGAAGATCAAGCCAGACTACAACACCTTGCTGCAATCCCTGAATGAGGAGAACTTGGACAAGAATGTGAACGTGGTACACGAAACACCGGATTTGCTGTTAGATCCAAACTTGAATGCCTCGAAGAACACAACGAGGGATGGAGGACAACCCAACGAGCGCTTCTTGCAACTCTTCAAGAAACTGAAGGACTCGCAGAAGCTGAATGAGTCCGGCGTGAAAGAGATGTTCTCCAAATTCGAAGAGGAGATCGATCTCTCGGAGAAGCTGAAGGAGGTATTCAAGAAATACAGccaggaggacgaggagggtCAGCACGAGCATCACCATCAGCACCAGCACGAGCATCAGCATCAACaccagcagcaacagcagcagcatctGCATCGCGGACCCCATCACTCCTTGGTGCTGGACTCGGACGTGAAGGAGAAGATCGACGTGGAGCCACATTACCTGCATCCTGCTGTTGCCGGTCAAGAGATCAGTTATCACGACAACATCCTCGTAGgcaaggagaagaagaaggattTCTAA